The following are encoded in a window of Corvus moneduloides isolate bCorMon1 chromosome 26, bCorMon1.pri, whole genome shotgun sequence genomic DNA:
- the MRPL10 gene encoding 39S ribosomal protein L10, mitochondrial has translation MAALGGGGTPWRRAWLPALQLLRRGSKAVTRHWKAMHLQRQKLLAVTEYVPPRPAVPPRCLPRHTPQGHEEDGHARVLRRRVEEALRGSRMVAVCQYNSMPDEDMVTLRHYLRKHHIHVQFVLNEVVRPVLEHSKYRNLLPLFVCRNILLVSPETRAREMLRVLRGVPQVNLLGACIDDTILSRQGVENFARLPPLEVSQGQTVAALSVLSSQTSSLLQRGPAHLTALLDEHIRRLRDAGEPTEPPPGQSTGNH, from the exons CCTGGCTGCCCGCCCTGCAGCTCCTCCGGCGCGGCTCCAAGGCGGTGACGCGGCACTGGAAGGCGATGCACTTGCAGCGGCAGAAGCTGCTGGCCGTGACCGAGTACGTGCCCCCGCGGCCGGCCGTGCCCCCGCGCTGCCTGCCCCGCCACACGCCCCAGGGACACGAG gaggACGGCCACGCGCGGGTGCTGCGGCGCCGCGTGGAGGAGGCTCTGCGGGGCAGCCGCATGGTGGCCGTGTGCCAGTACAACTCCATGCCGGACGAGGACATGGTGACGCTGCGGCACTACCTGCGCAAGCACCACATCCACGTCCAGTTCGTCCTCAACGAG GTTGTCCGGCCGGTGCTGGAGCACTCCAAGTACCGGAATCTCCTGCCGCTCTTCGTGTGCCGGAACATCCTGCTGGTGAGCCCGGAGACGCGGGCCAGGGAGATGCTGCGGGTGCTCAGGGGAGTGCCACAGGTCAACCTGCTGG GCGCCTGCATCGACGACACGATCCTGAGCCGGCAGGGAGTGGAGAACTTTGCCCGGCTGCCgcccctggaggtgtcccagggaCAGACAGTGGCAGCCCTGTCCGTGCTGTCCTCCCAaacctcctccctgctccagcgGGGTCCCGCTCACCTCACGGCGCTCCTGGATGAGCACATCCGACGGCTCCGGGATGCGGGGGAGCCCACGGAGCCTCCCCCGGGCCAGAGCACTGGGAATCACTGA